The nucleotide sequence GATGTGGAGACtgaggcctgggggtgggaggcagtggTAAGGGCTCGCCTGAGAACATAGAACAAGTCAGATGGAAAATCTGGACCAGTACCCAGACCCTCCAGTTGCTGGGGTACTTTCAAATGCACCTCGCTGCTCCAAAGcaccacatctgtgtctctaacCCAGGGGTTTCTTCGCCTTGGCACTATTGACATGCTAGGTCAGATAATTAGAGCAGGGAGCTGTCCTGGGCATTGTAGTCCATTTAGTGACATCCTTGGCCTCTACTAAATGCCtgtgagtgcttagtcactcagtcgtgtctgactctttgcgaccctttggactgtagcccaccaggctcttctgtccatgggatttttcaggcaagagtactggactgggttgtcatttccttatgCCAGTAGTAGCTCCCAATTTAATGATCAAAAGCATTTTCAGACCGTGCCAGATGTTGGCTGGCACTGCCAACAGTTGAGAGCCACCGACCTAAGAGATGTCTGGGGTTATTCCAACCTGAGTCCTGCCTCACCCAAATAAAGGGCAAAGCAAAGACCTTTTAGGATTCTGGACCTAATGTCTATTGACTGCCTGTCCCTGCCCTAGTTGCTTTGTCTTTTAGAAACCCATGGgtctgggacttccccggtggtccagtggttaagaatctgccttgcaatgcagagcgtgcgggttcaatacctggtaggggaactaagatcccacctgctgagGAACAattaagcccgtgcactgcaaacAGCCCGTGAGCTACAATGACAGATCCagtgtgccacaaccaagacctgatgcaaccaaataatccttttaaagaaagaagcacATGGGGCTATCTCAACTCAGCAGAGTGAGCATCAATCATGTCTCCCAGTCTGTGTCCCCTCTATTCCATGGGCACTGGTACAAAGTAGTGGTCTCTGTGCCCTGAGGCTCCCAGACAGCCTCCAcgccttatttttattttttaagtcatttattgCTTTCAAATTTTTTGTCTGGCTGCACCGCACAGCAttcaggaccttagttccctgaccaggcatcaaacccatgccacctgcagtggacgtatggagtcttaaccactggaccactagggaagtcctctccAAGCCTTAGTTTTAAATCTGAGGAGGAGTAAGTCTCCCCTGCTGACCAATGAGGAGAGGATGAGGCCCAAGTAGGGGCAGTCATGGGCCTAAGATGACATGACACGCTGTGCTCTTGGCGTGGTGGGTAACAGGAGAAAGGAGAGCCTGAGGTCACAGCCCTTCCCCAGTGGAGAAAGGCAAACACCCTTCTGGGTCTGGCGCATCATGGGCATGTTCATACACATGAGAAATCTGTGTTCCCCCATCAGGGCACTGTCCCTCCAAGGTGGGTTTCGGGACATGGCATCTCCACTTCCCTCCCGATAAGACCGGTGTGTGTGGTGACGTGGGAAGGGCCTGCCTCTGTGACTTGCCTTCTCCATGGCCTCGGGTGAACCGCCTGCCCCCATGCAcctgcttcctcttctgtaaactTCTCAGGATAGTGACGAAGGCTGCGGGGAGCCCCACATGTGAGATGCACCCCCACTCTGCCTCATTGCTGCAAACCCTCTTGGTTCTGCCCCTTCTCAGTTCCCAGCCAGGAGGGGGAATGAAGTGGTGTATGAGAAAGCACTTGTTAAAGGGAGGTGCCCGAGATGCTAATCACCCAGCGCAGTCACTGGACTCCATGCTCTCTGGAGGCCCCCTTCTGGCCTGGCCATTCTAGAATCCTATGGCTCCTGGTTACCACCCTGCAGGGTCTCTGGCTCACAGGGAGAAGTGATGGAGCAGCAGATGGGAAAGAGAGACAGGGCACAGGagcacctccctcccccacccccaaagccaGCCAGGAGTCTGTTCTTGTTCCCCCACCACCTGGTCCTCTCCCTGGTCCTGGCATGACTCTCCACTGGAAACCGTTCTTTCCTTGTCATCCGTGGGCACAGCCAAATCTGACGGAGTCTTGGGACCTCCCCAGGGCCTGGCGTGGTTCCCTCCTGCTTCCCAGGAAGTTGTTGCCAGCCAGGCGGCTCCAGAAGGCACCCAGATTGGCTCGGGCCTGAAGCAGCTGACTATCAGCAGCCTGGCCTGCGCCTCCACTCCGCACGTGGTTCCCGGGCCCGACTCAGCACACCTATACTGGGGCCAATGCCCTGATTTCCCTATCCAGCTGCTCACCAGGCCGGTGCTCTCCACCCCCCGGATCCCTCTGTGGCCAGCCCACTGGGTCGCCGCAACCACTGTTGTGAGATGGAGCcatctgtgtgcacgtgtgtgttttGGAGGGGCAGGGTCTTACTCTACAGACCTGGAAAATGAGTCTGGTATTTATTTATGGGAGTTTTTATAAGGATTTTTATAAAGTCTTCATCCTCACCCTGGCCTTCTCAGCCCCGGCCTGTCAACCGCAGCAGCCTCAAAAACCACTCCCCAGCACAACCTGGTTTCGAGAAGAGGCCAGCTGACCAGATTCCCGGGCAACTTCTAGGGGCTCCAACAGGCCGGGAGCAGAGTCCACTTGTATTCCTCCATTGAGCACCTGTCAGCACCCACAGAGCTCCTGCTGGCAAGATGCCCCTCCCAACCACACGGCCACTACATGCCAGTCACGTGCTAACAACGACCACCCATCAGCCACAAGTATTGCAAACCTGCGGCCGGTCACGGTGTCACAGCCTGTGCTGGAAGACCCTTTGCCCACTCCAGCCCCTGTCGACCTTCCTTCACTATACAGGAAAGCCTACGCCTTCCCGTCTCACGTGGATGCCTCCCTTCTGTGCTGCCTCAGCCCCCTGAGTACCTCTGTAGTCattacattcattcactcactccatCCCATCCGGGCCATTCTATAGGCCCTCCAGTGAGAGCTGACTCCAGCCAAACCCCAGACTAAATGCCAAGGACACTGCTAGACCCCAGACAAGGTCCTTGCCTCATACTGTCTGCTGAGGAGACCTCCAGAGCACAGGGCGTAGGCAGCTCCAAAGTTAAATTCTGTagctccctcctctgcccctgcAGCCCCTCCAGGTCGGGCCATGCCAGCTCCAGACAGGCAGCTGGCCCATCCTTGACTCCCAGGCGGATGGTCTCCGGGAGCCTCAGTGTTCTCCTCAGGAAGACAGGGACAGTCCCGACCTCGCTGGGTTGCTTTGATGCTTACACAAAAGTGTGGGCATAAACCTGGCACTGAACACATGCCAGTTGCCACCCTTCTTCAGGGCAGGAGCCATGTCTTATGGGTTTCTGTGCCCCAACGTACCTAGTATAACAAGGCACTCAGCAATGCATGAATGAACGCAAGCCTCActcaggaatgaatgaatggatgcaaGCCTCACTGCAAGGCTGATGTTACTCAGAGCCATCACCTTTCTCCTCCTTTGGATgctgctcccctggtggctcttGGGTGGGCCCCAGGCTCAGAGATAGACTCTGTTATGAGACCTTCTCCCCACTCCACAACAGGGATTGGAGGAGGGGCTCCCCAGGGGTGGGGAAGAGCTCCGGATGGGCTCACAGTGGGATGTAACTCAAATATGCCATCCTGCCTATGTGGTTCCTGGGGCTCCTTCTGAGCGCCCAGCTTTCTCGGGGCCCTGCCTGCAGCACCTCCTGCTGGGAGCCACCTGCCCCAACCGTGCCCCTGGGAGAGACCCTGTCCATCCCCAGCTCAGCTTTGGCTTAGTCCCCACAGAAACggctaccccccaccccccgcccccacctccctgccaagCAAGAGCCCTGGTGCTTTCTCTTACAGGGAAATGAACGGGCTTTGTCTTTGTCCGGCCCAGGGACCCCACCCCTCTGCTGGGAAGGTGGCCGCAAAGGGAGGGGACCTTTCCAGAATAGCACCTGCCTTCCTGGCTTCGTGAGGAtccagggggtggggaggctctTCCTTCCGGATCCGGAGATCATTCCCAACCCCCAGACCCCAGCAGTCTTTAAGACTCCACCCCCACCCGCAGAGGCAATTTCAGTCCACCCCTAGCTCCAGCCCCTGGCTCTCAGCGGAGAAATCACAAAAGATATCTTAGTACTTTCCCATTCACAGAAGCAAAGGGCCCTGAGATATATaccccttcctccatcccagtCCTCTGGAGGCCAACGAGTTCCCTTGGCGACCACCAGCTGGTGCCTGTCTCAGCGTGCGCCCGCCCGCCCCTGTGTGTGGGGGAAGGGGTCTATGTGTCAGCGCACAGGTCTCTGAGCCCGGCTGTAGGTGGTCCCGATACCTGTGCgtggtgtgcctgtgtgtgcacgtCTTAGTGTGCTCCAGCGCGCATCGCGGTGCCTGCTTGCGTGTTCGGGAGTCTCCGTGTCTCTCCGCCTTCCCGTCTGTGCCTTTCTCCGGGCTTGGACATCTTGGGGAGTGTGCCACCGTGTGTGTGTCCGTGCACATATGTCACCGTGCGTGGGCTCCTCCGCGCATCAACCCTCCCCCGGTAGCATCTCCAGCTGGGCTGGTAGGGGCCGCAGCCTCCGCCTCCCGGCGCACGCCGATGGCCCGGCCGGCCTCCTTACCTTTGGACATGAATCCTCCTTTGTCTCGGTTTCCTCCGGGAAGATGCTCAAGGGCGCGGGGCTGCAAGGCTGAGCGGGACGCGGGCTCCTCCTGGGCCGAGCAGCCCCTGCAGCCGGGCCTCGCCCTTCGGCGCTCTCCGCCCACCCGCCCGGCCCGCGGCCCGGCCGCGCCGCCCCAGCGCCCCGCGCCGCCGCGCCCGCCCGAGACTTCGACTCCGTGGCTCGGCGCCGCGCTGCCCCTGCCCGCGCGCACCgatgccgccgccgccgccgccgccacccgcACCACGTGACCCGCGCGCCGCCCGCCCCGCCGagggcccctccccctcccacggCGTCGGCGCCCGCACCGGCtctccgcccgcccgcccgcaCGCGGGAGCGCGGGCACCCAGCGCCGGCTGAGCGGGGGCGCTGGGCCTCGCAGGCTCGAGATGCCGGGCTGGGGGCGGCGCCCCGATCCCATCCCTCCGCCTGGATCCCGCTCCCGGCCTCTAACTCTCTaaggctggggtggggcgggggcgcgggggaCCGGTGACAGCTGCGGGATGCGGTGCGCGAGCGTGAGTCACGCGGTGGTTGGGATGTTGGGCTGATTCCATGGGGTTCTGCCCAGGCGTGGGTGCCGGTAGAACCCTGCCTGATTCAGGAGCCCGGGTTCCAGGCCTGGCTCTGGGATGACGAGCCCTATGACCTTGAACTGGTCAGGAACTTTCTTTCCTGGGCCTCAATTTACGGGTCAGGAAAAAAACCAAATCTTTCTTGCATTTAATCCACATGAATGGATAGCATATTGCCAGGCCAGGTGGACACAGGAATGAGGACCATGGTTTATATCCTCAAAGAGCTCTGGGTCTGGTGGGGTAAGACAGAAAGCTGGACTGTCCTAACACAGGGAGTGGGGTGTGCATAGGGAAACTGTGGGTGCAGGGAGGTGGGCACCCTGGGAAGAGGGGTTTTGTAGGATTTCTTGGAGGGGGTGCAGGCCAAGATGGAAAGGCAAATGTAAGTGGGCGGGAAGAAGGGAAATcgttccatggagagaggagggctGCGGTGAGGAGACCAGAAGTGAGAGCTGCCTGGTGCTGCGGACAGCAGAGCTCCTGCGCGCAAGGAAGCAGGGAAAATTCCAGACGGATACAGAGCTAAGAGGCTGGAGAAGTCCGCAGCCTTGGGAGTCGAGCTAAGGAGCTGGACTTTAAAAGAAGATAATGGTGAGTCACCAACAGCTGTTAAGCAGAAAGTGCTCCCATGAGATGAGTCCCTCATCTCATGCCAGTTGAAGGGGGAGAGTGGCCTTGCAGGGGCagagggatggagagaaaggGACACAGAGCCTAGGACTGAGGAGGTTGGGCCACAGAGTTGGAATCAGACTGACTgggatgaaggaaaagaaagaggaggatgCCTGGGTCTCTAGTGGGGTGGGACCTGCAGCTATGGGAGTGATATCAGGGAAGGCAGacgtcaggaggaaaagggctgCCTCTGGACCTGCCTGGGAGCTGTCTGGGCCGAGGGGTCTGGCAGGCCGCTGGCTGTCTACACCTGCATTTCAGAAGAGAGGGCTGGGCTGAAGACGGAGAGAGAGCTGGGGTCCTAGAGGACGGAAGACGAGAGCCTGAGTGGGCTCCCCCAGACTGAGTGTGCAGAGTGCAGTGGGAAGGGGGCTGACAACCCCCAACCCCAGGTAAGCCACAGGACCAGATGCTTTCTGAGCATCTGCCAGACCCAGAATCTCTGAGCCTTTGAAAGGTTGGGAATGAGACTGCCAGAAGAATTCCAGTCGCTGGGTCCCTGTTACCTtgcatgaatgcatgctaagtcacttcagtcgtgtctgtctctttgagacatctatggactatagcccaccaggctcctctgcccatgggattctccaggctcccctgcccatggagtgggttgccatgcccttatccaggggatcttcccatcccagggatcaaacccgagtctcttattaTACATCTCCTGCACcgaaggcgggttctttaccactactgccacttTAGACATGTCAGCTATGTGATTTAGGCAAGTCACAGCCTCTCAAAGACCAAATGAACTTCTGGCCCTTGTGTTGACCTGTTTATAGTTCGTGTACGACCTCCAACATACAAATCTCCAAGTCACCCTTTAGGACTACAGCGCTGGAGCTAGGGAACCAAGGAAGAATTCCAGGTAAGACACCTTTTAAGCAACAGCTATCCGGGCTTCcccccagtggctaagactccgagctcccaatgcaagggttctgggtttggtccctggtcaaggaactagatcccacatgctgcaactaagagttaaAATCTTccctcccaggacttccctggtggtccagtggttcagaatccaccttccaatgcagggaacacgggttggatccctggtcagggaactaagatcccacatgttgcatgtactgcaactagaaaaattccacatgccataatgaagatcaaagatcctgcatactgcaactgagacccagtacagccaaataaataaactttttaatgtaaaaaaaaaaaaaaggaaaaagcaacagcTATCTTCCTGAAGGGCTGAATGGGAATGATTCAGAAGGTCTCACTAATACTGTGAGATCACTATTCACatctggaggagcctggcagtgttGGCTGTTAGACAAATCACCACTTACTGAAGTGCTGGTCTACATTTTCATGTAGGTGGGTTGCTTTTCAAGCTGGACTCACCTATAGCTCACCTGATTATTTCAGGTCTTCAGGGAACAGAGAAATAGTCATGGAAGATGGCAAAGGACAAACTCAGCATAATTGCTCTCCCACAAATTATCCCTGCAAGCCTTCCTTCTGATGGCTTCCCTCAGCTTGAACTCTGGCAGTTTGGGACCCAGCTCAGGCTGCCTCGCCTGTGTTCTGCCCCTCAATCCCATCCCCTTCCCCCAGCTCATTCAACTCTGACCTTAAAATCTTccctcccaggacttccctggtggtccagttgttcaGAATCCACCTTCCTATGCAGGGGACGCGGGttggctccctggtcagggaagtaagatcccacatgttgcgtgtgccacaactaagacccagcacagccagataaataaactaaatgcatagatattaaaataaatggcattctcaccttaaaaaaaaaaatcttccctccCTTTCCAGATCTAGCCAAGCACAATCTATCTCCAGGCCCTTACACCCCTGCCCGCCCACCCTCAGCAGTCCAGTGCCTCGCCTGCCCAGATCTTTGCATTTACCTTTGGTTTCTCTGGCCCGGTCCAGCTCTGTGGCCCAGTCTGTAGCAGCATCTGCTGTAGGGTGGCCCAGGGCTGCATCTGTGCTTTGGCTCAGCATTGAAGGCTGGATGGCAACGTCTGATGTCGTCAGGTTAATGACACTGTCCAGTGTGGTCTCACCAGCAGCTGGGTCTGGGGTGACTGGCACAGATGGACCCatggctatgaccaacctgcttgTATCCAGAGCTGGAGAATTCGTAGTCACGCCCAGCTTGGCTGTGTTCACCAGCATGACTGTGTCCGGCCTGGCTGTGCCCAGCTTGACTGGATCTGGGGCTGCCCGTTCCATGGCTGCACCCCCTGTGGTGAATTCTGGCTTGGCTATGCCCTCTGTAGCTATGGCTTTGCCCACCTTGTCCAGGTCTTGGGTTACTGAGTCCATGCCCCTGCCAGGCTTGCTTGTGCCTACTGTAGCCACGTCCACGGCAGAGCCCAGATTGGTATCCAGATCAAGGGACTCAATGCCTGTGTCCAGTCTGGATGGATTTGGTGTAGCCAAGTTGACAGTCAAGCTGGGTTTGTTGGTGGTCCTTGTGGATAAACGGCTGGCTGTGCGTGGCTTCGTATCCAGAGCAGCCAAGTCCATGGCCATCACGGGCCCCGTGGTAGGGGAGGCCCTTTGGAGATGCAGCCGTGGTCTCGGGATACCCCTGGACCGGGGCTTGCCTCTTCCTGGAGAAGCTCTGGCAGGCACGTGTGCAGTCACTGGAACGGGGTGCCTTGGACCCACTGAGCCCGGCCCCACAGGACCTGGTGGACTTGGAGCCAAGCGGGACTGGAACGGTAGGGTCAGGTACGAGCTCACCAGGGGCTTCTCTGCTGTGGGCAGCCTGCTGGATTTGGCCAGACCTGGGTTCCCTGGGCCCTCGGAGTGGACCCTGTCCCCTGGCACTAGGGTCACCGATGACAAGCCAGCTGTGGGCAGCCTCCCTCCTCCGTGGGTGGCTGCCTCCCTGCCCGGGCTGGACAGCTCTTCCCAGTGagaaggcagggggcccaggggccGTGCCTGGCTGTGCGGATGGACTGTTAAGGAGATGGAACTGAACTTCCTGGATGCCAGGCTCTTGCCAGTTTCCTGGGAGGACACACTCCAGGCCCTCGCTCCAAGGCCCGGCCGGCTGGAAGCCTGTGGGATGTGGCTTGGGGAGAAAGCATCCAGATGGAAGGTCTTCCTGAGAACAGGGATGAGAGGTGACACCCCGCCAGGGAGCTTCGAGGGGCAGGTCGGGCGGCCCAGCAGGTGGCTGCGGGAAGAGTTTCTGGGGCCGGGGGCCCCATGTGGCTGCATCTCAAAGTCGTGGTCCATCCAGGTCTTCCACCTTCCCCTGATCAACAGAGTAAAGAGACCAAGCAGGGGTGAGGCAGCGGAGCCTGGAGGTGCCGGCCCTCCCCAACCTGACCAGCCACTAGCCCTCCTCAGAAGGGGCCTTGTTTGGAGGGGGCAGTCAGGTGCTCAGTGGACTACACGCATCCCTTCCTACAGCTCCCACCACTGCATGCCTGCACACGTCACACACACCTACCTGGACGCCAGGTGAAGGTGGCACCCAATAAGCAGGCTGCCTGGCATGATGGATGAAACCTCTCTCTTTACCTGGGCCCCTGTCTCTGTGGACAACTCCGTGGAGTTCACATATACATGTCTGAGGACCCCAGGGGAAGACAGCGGTTTTTGGAGGCCTGTCTGCCTCTTCCATAAGGGGCCAGAGGACTCTGGGTTCCCACCCACAGCCCCCAAAATAGGAATGCCAGCATCCAGGTAGGAGGCTGAGAGATGACCCCTTTGGCTTGGGAACAGGGTAAGATCTGGGGCTCCTCCCAGAACCAGGGAagagccctgggctgcctgctgcTAGAGCCGAAGTGGGAGCCGAAGTGGGAGCCGAAGTGGAATTGGAGCTGAAGAAGGCCCTGGACAAGGGGAGGCTTGGGAAATGCAGAAGTAACGAGCGTTTACAGGAGACTCGTTCGGTGAACTCACCTCTGTCCCCGCCCCTGGGGACCTGTGGTCCCCAGAGTTGCAGGGCAGCGAAGCAGGTCAAGCTACATCAGCGGTGAGCCCTGTGGCAGAAGCGTTAACTCAGCCTTTGGGGCTCAAGGGGGGGTGGCTGACCTGGGGCTGGGGGAATTCATACGGAGGGCCCAAGGGCAAGGAGATGTGGTGTCTTTGTGAAAACCCTCTGTGGGGCTTCCAGGCTGTGTCTAGGGGAGAGGGGAGACCAGGCTGCAGGTGTGCTGGGACCCAGGCCAGGCACCATGATGCTCAGGCCCTGGGAGGGGACCTGGTAGGATCTTGCAGGTGGTCACTCTGCGGCTGTGTGGCAGAGAGACCAGGGGAACAGAGGAGGAGGCAAAGAGGGAGTCCCCTTATGTCTGATGGTCAGGACATGGAGCTTTCACGGCTGTGGCCCCAGTTCAATCCGATcggggggaactgagatcctgcaagctgcgcGGCAAGGAGAGCCGCCACtctgtgggctggggtggggctggagaaggctgagcagcaCAGAGGAAGAAGCAAAGGGACCACCTGGCCACGGGGAGTCGGGGGAGGGGTAGGCGGGGGCGTCTAGGAATCTGCCTGGTGGTCTGCATGGATGAGCCATCCCCCGAGGGGAGCTCCCAAGCGCCCAGACGGCCAGCTGGTGCACACGCTGGGCTCCATGGAGCCCTCCTGGAACAAAGTTGTTTCTGTTGCTTTCAACACAGCAGGCAGGGATGTGATGCTGAGGGGGGTGGGTGCAGGGCTGGTAGCAGGGTTCACGGGGGAGTGTGACTCTGTGGCTAAAGCCCTAAAGTCTGGAGCAGGGACCAGACAGGACACCAAAGGGTCTTCATCATCCCTCACGGCGGCACCCCAGCCTCTCATCCCCCTCCAGTCACATATTTGTCCCTAAGGCTGTCCTGACCTTTATCACCTCCCCACTTGGCATGTCCCCGCAGCCCTGCTTGTGGGCCCTTACGACATGCACCCGGGCACAGGTGCATTTACCCTGCACTTAACCACAAACATCTACCcttggtgtacacacacacacacacacacacatacacagctggCCAGAGGACAGAATTTCTGAATCTGTTCTAACGTCCCCAGATCCCTTCCCTTCACTGAGCCTCCCCCCACGCCCCATCAATCACTTGGTCCTGTCCTCCCCCCAGCCACAAAGACTCACCCGCCTTGATCAGAGAACAAGAAATGTCTGAAGGTTCTCGGTCCGGGAAGCGGACTCCAGGGCAGGACCCTCACCTCCTCCGCACCCAGATTCTGGCCAGCTCAGGTGGTGACCGGTTCAGGGGCCTCATCCCTCTGGTCCCTTCATGGGCTTTTGCTCAACATCCAGGCTTGTGGTCTTAGGCCCAGGGCCCAGCCCTCTCCTGACCTGTCCCAGCGATGTCCCCAGCTGGGCTGGGCTCCGGGGTAGGGAGGGGCTGGCTTCTCGGCAGTGGGCGTCAGTGAATGGCTGCTCTGAGCCTCTGGAATCCCAAAGGGCCATGGGAGGCTCGTAACGGCCAAGCTGGGCCGCCCTGGACTCAAGGGAACCTGGGGGGTGGTGCCCTGCTGTCTACCCTCCCCAAATCTCCTTTGTCTCCCCCAGACTCTGACCCTCGGAGAGATGTCTGCAGTAAGAACAGGGAGACTCCAAACACAGCCACGCTCTGGTGGTCCCGGAGCTGACCTCCCTTGTGCCTGCCCTCTGCATCGCCGCACACCCTGTTCTGCTCTCTGACCCTCAGACCGTCTTGCCCACCCGCCTGAAGTCGTTCGTGGAGCAAGCTAGAGACTAAAGCAGGGGCTGTCTGCTTCAACAACTGTCCCCCAAGCCTGTGCTCACTCCAGCCAGACCCTGTACCGAGCCCCTGAGCCTACAAAGATGACCCTCCCTTCGAGTTGAGGAAACCCACAAGGCCTCCCAGCCCGGCGCTGGCATTGCGGGCTGTCTGTAGACCCTGGCCCTTGGGCTAGGCTGGGTGTCCTCTTCTGTCTGTTTcataggaatcagttcagttccgtcgctcagtcatgtctgattcttggcgaccccatggactgcagcagcccaggcctccctgtccatcaccaactcccagagcttactcaaactcctgtccatcgagtcggtgatgccacccaaccatctcaccctctgtcgtcccgttctcctcctgccttcagtctttgccagcatcagggtcttttccaatgagtcatggGAATAGTCTTAATAATTATGGTGCTAATGATAGCTAccgtttactgagcacttactatgtgccggCACTACCTCAGGGCTGGGAAGGAGCATGCAGCCTGTTCAGAGAGCTGATGTAAGCAATCCTTACAGGAACTGTAGCGTGCTGACGGCGGACACTGAGCACTGATCCGAGCCAGGAACTAGACTCAGCATTCTTCCGGCATCTCCTTCGCTCTTCGCCTCATCCCCTGCTTTCTCCTGATGAGGTCATGGTGGCCCACACCATGCTGTATGGTCTGGTCCATTTTCCCACATGTTGCTCTCCTTAGCCAGCGAGCTTCTGGGGCCGCACTggccaatagaactttctgcgaTAAGGGGAGCATTCTATATCTGTGCTGTCCAATGTGATGGCTGCTGACCACACGCGGCTAGTGAGCACTTACCATGCGGCTACAGTGACCCGGAACTgagtgtttatttcattttaatttatggtcatcatattggacagcacagttCTGAAGGGCCTGGATTTTATTCTTCTCTGAGTCTTTCCCCAGGGCCTGGCAAGGATTAGCCTCTTAAGTTTCTgtaggatgaatgaatgaaaggaaaaaaaatgattcaatGAATGGCGGATATGTGGACCTAGGAACTGTCCCTCTTCTTATCCATTCTCTCCCCCTCCATCTTTAGGTTTTCaaacttggctgtgctggggttgCCAGGGCAACCTGCTGGAAagttgggtgggggaggggatctGCCTGgagttctcttcctttctcccctgCCTTTGAGGCCTGAGGACCAGCCTGGTTCCCGgaagaacagaggaggctgggggaggggcttgCACAGCTCTTTCTGGATTGTGTTGTGTTGTTGGGGAGCTTTTACCGCCCACTCCCCTGGATCGCATTATCTCTGAGATGCAGAAACCCTGAGCTGGAGTCAGGGATCTTAGCTTCTCTCCTCTCTTCGGCCAGTGACTCGGTGTGCAGCTTCTGGGCCTCAAGTTGCCTTTTTAAATAGGGACCAGATGCCTTCATGTGGCCTCTTGAAGGTCTAGAACTCCTCCATCTTGCTCCATGCCAGGACGTTAG is from Bubalus bubalis isolate 160015118507 breed Murrah chromosome 4, NDDB_SH_1, whole genome shotgun sequence and encodes:
- the SEPTIN3 gene encoding neuronal-specific septin-3 isoform X4 → MDHDFEMQPHGAPGPRNSSRSHLLGRPTCPSKLPGGVSPLIPVLRKTFHLDAFSPSHIPQASSRPGLGARAWSVSSQETGKSLASRKFSSISLTVHPHSQARPLGPLPSHWEELSSPGREAATHGGGRLPTAGLSSVTLVPGDRVHSEGPGNPGLAKSSRLPTAEKPLVSSYLTLPFQSRLAPSPPGPVGPGSVGPRHPVPVTAHVPARASPGRGKPRSRGIPRPRLHLQRASPTTGPVMAMDLAALDTKPRTASRLSTRTTNKPSLTVNLATPNPSRLDTGIESLDLDTNLGSAVDVATVGTSKPGRGMDSVTQDLDKVGKAIATEGIAKPEFTTGGAAMERAAPDPVKLGTARPDTVMLVNTAKLGVTTNSPALDTSRLVIAMGPSVPVTPDPAAGETTLDSVINLTTSDVAIQPSMLSQSTDAALGHPTADAATDWATELDRARETKGLPETRTDAAMSELVPEPRPKPAVPMKPVGINPNLLGYIGIDTIIEQMRKKTMKTGFDFNIMVVGQSGLGKSTLVNTLFKSQVSRKASSWNREEKIPKTVEIKAIGHVIEEGGVKMKLTVIDTPGFGDQINNENCWEPIEKYINEQYEKFLKEEVNIARKKRIPDTRVHCCLYFISPTGHSLRPLDLEFMKHLSKVVNIIPVIAKADTMTLEEKSEFKQRVRKELEVNGIEFYPQKEFDEDLEDKTENDKIRQESMPFAVVGSDKEYQVNGKRVLGRKTPWGIIEVENLNHCEFALLRDFVIRTHLQDLKEVTHNIHYETYRAKRLNDNGGLPPGEGLLGTVLPPVPATPCPTAE